The genomic region CCTTATTGATCAGCAGGCCCTTTTCTCAACAGTGTTGGGTAATTTGGGCTATTGTTTCCTTTCTTGTAGGTGTCTCCTATTGCAGTTTGAGTAAACCCAAAACCCCAGCTGGTTTCTCTTTACTTACCACCTCTATATAGCTGGACACAGGCTGATCCCTGCTCCTAGCTGCTCAGTGCTGGCTTTCTGTGCTAGTCTTGTTAACCATACAATTAAATGTAAGATGTTATGAACGATTAACGTCAAACAGCACACAAAAGTTAAACTTGTTATTCTACTCCTTATTTCATGCATGAATCAACCAAAACTTGATTGCATTTTCAGTatccaaaccagaaaaaaaactatGTCAGGAAGACCAAGATTTAGACTTAATACACTTCTTATGGAAGCCAACCCTTCTTTCTGGTACCAGACCATACAAGGCAAGTTGCAGGCAAAATAGGTGAAATATATTCTTCTTCAATGTGCTCGCACTGTATACACATACTCTCATGAGCCTGTGAAGCCAGATTCCTGACTTCCTAACTGTCTGATAGAAGGCGTGCTGATTGACTGGCCTCGTTTGTATACTGTGGGGAAATCCAGGCACCAGTCAGCCCTTCCAGTGCCCCTGGCAGTCTGGATGACGTCCTAACCAGGGACAATGCCTCTCTGGCACCAGTCCATGGACTGCACAGCTGCAAGGAATGTACTGTAAAAAACATAAGCTATAGCACAGCACCCTTACACACTGAACAACTCTTCAaaatctttttcctcccctctaCGAGAAGGCAGCCAGCCTATATTGCTGGCACCCAAATGTTACCTTGTGATACTCCTGCTCTAGCAATATGGCACAAACAGCCTTATCTGGAGCCAGAACCTGGTTCACCCCCACACCTCTGAGGAAAACTGGCAAGGCAGCATAACTTAATGAGAGCACCTTCAAATGATGTGTGACACAATGCTTTGGCTCTCAGCGATGGCAGAATTCCAGTCTACACTGTGTCTGCGTGCCACCATCACTGCCTGTGTGGCAAGAAAACGGGTTGCCTGCCAAGCCAAAAGAACCTAGAAGCCTGTCACATTGGTGCCTGGGGTGTCACCAGCCAGGGACATGGTGGATTGCAGACCAGCTGTGCATGCACTACATGCCCAAGGACACTTTGTCCCTCCATAGGTCCCAAACATGGTTCTGGCTGGAGTGGGAGGGGATATGTAGATTGGTCACATTGCTCCCTCCCTCTTACCAGCAGTCACAGGGAGCACTGGCACACAAAGAGGAAAGAGTGGAGAGCAGAAAGCATGCAGAAGTGCTGGAGTGTTGTGGGGAGGAAGAGTGGGCTGCTCACTTCTCTGAGCAGCCAGGCTTCAGTGCTGATGGAGAGGCTGCTTGGAAAGGACAGTGTTGTGGCACCCCTCCTTGGTGGAATTCACTATTAAATGCAGGTGAAAGACAGGCACTGTCAATTCAGGAGGAGTTGATTTCGTTGGGGAGCCATGGCTGATGGAGCTTCTGTTAATGTTGCTTACTTTCATGGACAGTTTGCCTCAGGGCCTGAGCTCGTCAATCACTGGTTGACGGCTACATTCAAAGCATGCCAGAGTGGTCCAGAAGACAGTTTGTCAAGTGCCTTAGGTTAGTTTTAGAAGACCAAAGTACTTTAAGACATAAATAATTCTGTTCTTTGATATCTGACTAACAGTAAGGATCCTTGTCGGTGTgtgagaaaagtaaaaatatgttAACCTGGTAAACTCCCGTACAGTAGAGAACAAAGTGCATCTTCTTTCCTCATTAGTTGTTCTGGGAAGGGTTTTGGACCCCTGcatttttgctgggttttttttgctgtctgaGGAAGGGCATCCTTCCCAGTGCCTCCTAACTATGGACATATCCGGGTTTTGGACTATAGGTTTTCAATTGCCAAATGACATGCCGTGGCAATGATGAAGGGAGGCCACAATAGGTGCCCCAACCCTTAACCAAGAGTACAGGGAGGAGTGTACAACATTCCAGGAAGCTGAGTCTATGGGGACAGTCATCCATGGCCCTACCCTATTTGTCCTGCCCCTTATAGATGCTCAGCCACACACTCGATCTAGAAGGCCTTGTGTGGCCTCATTACACTCAGGAgtcttagcagcagcagcaatattAGCATTATGTAGGCAGAGACTTGTTTGCTGAGCTGCAATGAGTTTGTAGTTTGGTAGGTACCACTTTAAAATTGCTTAGCTAAGAGTTAAAAGCTGTTAAACTGTGCTGGCTGGTTTGATCACACAAGTTATTACATTTGTAACTCAGATGAAGGGTGAAGTCACTGAGGGCAAGTAAGGCATGGGTGTAACACTGTAATAGGAGTGTAATCGCGGTTGCAGGGAGTATTTACACCTCTTTCCTGTGGAACATGTATGCGGAGTGCAGCACATAACGTAAGGGCCCTCACCTAAATCTCTCTGAAAATTGTTACTTGAAGGAAGGAGTGGGGCTGTGGTGCACAAGCATATCACCTGTACTTCCTCCAGCTGCCTAAGAATGACTGATCACAGCACTCACCTGCAGCAGGTAGAGCAGCCCATTAGCCACATTTGTGTGGCTAGCTCTCATGCTAATGCCTCCTAACAAAATTGCTTGAGAAGAACAACTACTGTGCTACCTCTCATTATTGCAAATGTATCTAAATATAACCCAGAGCTCATTTTCTTAGGAACAAGTACTGGCAGGTCCTAAACTGGAGATAGGAATGTTTGATAGCTCTCAGATGCAGTGCCAGCCCTTGGCTGTGGTCCATGTGTCACCTTGCTTATGCCAAGAGGTCTTAATAGATAACTGCAAAAGTTGAACAGATGTGGGTATCTGAAGGGAAGTGACTTGCAGGGTTCAGATTGCAACCTTTTGCAGATTTGTGATGTAGTGTTGCCTGCTGGGCTGCCCATGAGGTGAGAAGGATTGAAGTCATTCAGATGTAGTAGGCATTACAGTGATGCTCTCTCCAAAAGTACCTCTGGAGATCCTGATATCACTCTCCTCTCTTAATGAATGATGAAGTCTACCTCCCTCCAGTCCATTGGAAAAGCCAAATTGCATGTCAGAATCTATGTGGCGCCTTCTTCATGAAGTCTTTCCACAATATCCTATACCGAAAACaggattatttccttttctcatttgctCAGCTGCAGGTGAAACGGACATTCCTGCCTTTTATATAATCCTTCACCACATTATTTCTTTGCCTGAGTACATCTGTCCATTCCTTCTAAACTACCTGCTCTGACTGCAGAGcaaactctttttaaaaatgccaaatgCACCTTAACTTTCCAAAATGTAGTTCCtgcatgtatttctttcctgtagAGAAGAACACGTGTTCCAAGCAGCAATTCTATATTGCTAAAGTTATTTTATGTCTTTGCTGCaaagccattaaaaaagaaagatcagagCTTCTCTCTGTGTCATGAAATTTCTGAAGTtacttcagtttattttaagataGTAGACTGTAACCGTTGGAGATCAGAAGCTGCTACGCATATTATTAGCTGTCCCTGTTGGGAATGGGGAGAGGGTAGCAACTGCTGGGAGAAAAGCCAGGCAGACAACTGGGATGGTCACCATTTTAGCCACCTCAATTTCAGCCACCAATAAACATGAATCAACACTCTGTGAAGCCACAACTGAGGGCTGGAGTATTTAAATCTCCTCCAGTGAAGGTTACTGCAGTATGTGTGTATGAgtaatacaataataataaaaataacgAGAGTAGGGAACACgagttttcattttgctgacaTGTCACTCATAGTCCAtccttcttctctgtctttgtGCTATGAAGTGTCTTGGTAGCAGATAAATAGAATCTCCTCCCAGCTTTGCTACTTCATTTCACTATGTAGTCAAGTCAATGGAAAGTCTCATTCATTGATTTAGAAACATATATAGGATATAggcttaaaaatatatatatttattttacttcagttttggTAATTTGCGAAGGTATATCTTCAATACCCACATCCACTCCAATTTATTTCATTCCTGTATCCTTATTTTGTGTTACATAACGTCTACAAACAAGACCCTGCAAGTCCCAATTTGATTAGCCCTTCTCTCAATTATCTTCCTGTTGAAGTATTGCAGAGTTCAGGTGCACTTTTCCTGCACccttttttctgatattttttaattctaggGTGCAGGTTGCAATTTCACCCTTCATTGCATTTATTCACAGTTTCATATTCACTGAAACACAATTTTACAGCAAACTAAAATTTTTTCGTGTTATATACACATTTAGTATTTACAAAATAGCCATTGCAAAAGAAACAATGAGGTGGAAATAGGATTAAACTTACCTATTCATACAAACTGAAATTTTGGTTGCTAATATCTACTTAAATACTGTGTTTACATTATATGTTATATCTGgttatattaaaagaaatcaggGGGCAGGACTGAAGTGTAGTCTCTGTGATTCTTAAATAACTACAAAAGGCAATGGATAATACACTTGTTTAAAATCAGGTACAGattaatgaaatattattcCAGACCTCTGTTCAGTTCAGCCTATTACATCATCTTCAACCAGATATCAATATTGATTGAATTCTTCCTGGTTCTTCAGGAACAACCTATGGCCTACCTCTCCCCTTGTTAAAACTCAGGTTATCACAAAGTGCTCCAGTTTTTGTCCTGAAAGCATTTCCTCATTTCACTGATGGCTGTAAAATGCATAAGGAAGAATTAGGTGGGTTTTATTTAGAGTGGGAAGAGGACTCAGAATTGGCTTTAGATAAACCTTTGTGTAGACATACTGTGTGAGATGTgttaaaaataacccaaacaGTAATATGGTTCTAAATTCTACTACTATTAGAGAAAATACATAACAAGATAATACTCTCTGGACAGGAAGAGCATAACTACTAAATTGCTACACTAGTCCTTGAACATCCTAAATTATTAGAAAGACAATTTCAGTAAATAACACCAGAAGTTCAggagcttgctttctttcacaAAGCTGCATTTTGTAACATCAGATATCAAATTACTTTCCTTGAAAGTGACATGCAACATGAAAAGCAAATAGCTTGATTTACTTAATAACTGGTACAGAAATTCATAtcgaaaacaaacaaaagaaagaaaacacccaACACAAGGTAGCAGGGTAAGTTTGCCTCCCTTCTAGTGAAATTCcaggaagacaaaataaaacaactgtATGTTCATAAATCTCCAGATAGTAACAAATCGCTTATGGCTTTATAAAAACTGCAGTAAGAGGTTGTACGAGACACTATTTCACTAGACTTCAGCGTTTTAGGAGGTAAAACACATGGTCAAAGGAACCGGTTCTTAATCCATATTCACAGCTGAAAGAGGAGTTTGTGTTACTTCCTCCTCttcaaaatcaatttaaaatgtcaaaatagcTTTATATCGGCAGATTTCAACTTTGAGCCCAAGAAAACCCTCTAAAGAATCAGACCGAGTCGTTGCTGTAACATTTATGtcaaaaggaattttttaatttgcaaggaaaaacaaaagtttcTCTCTTCAGAGgtctctccagcagcagcacacgAGATTTATCGTCTTTCCTTTAACTCAGCCCGCGTGTTTGCGGCTGGAAACTCTCCCGAACGCAAGTACCTGCTCTTCTCCTCCCTCACCGGGGAAATGGGGCGATTTGGTGGCAGAAATTCCGaggaaaatacacttttgtTAGTCCAAAGAAACACAAATCGAGCACACCGAAGGGCTCCCCGGCCGTGCAGCGGGGCGGGCTCTGCAACGCACCAATCACCGCGCGGCTGCTCTCTAAAAATACGAGCATCTGACCCGCGCCAGCCCAATTGTGTTCGCCTGCTCCGCAGAGGACGCTGCCGCGATGTCCGAGaccgctcccgccgccgcccccgaTGCGCCCGCGCCCGGCGCCAAGGCCGCCGCCAAGAAGCCGAAGAAGGCGGCGGGCGGCTCCAAAGCCCGCAAGCCGGCGGGCCCCAGCGTCACCGAGCTGATCACCAAGGCCGTGTCCGCCTCCAAGGAGCGCAAGGGACTCTCTCTCGCCGCGCTCAAGAAGGCGCTGGCCGCCGGCGGCTACGATGTGGAGAAGAACAACAGCCGCATCAAGCTGGGGCTCAAGAGTCTCGTCAGCAAGGGCACCCTGGTGCAGACCAAGGGCACCGGCGCCTCCGGCTCTTTCCGCCTCAACAAGAAGCCAGgagaagtgaaggaaaaagccCCCAAGAAGCGGGCGGCCGCAGCCAAGCCCAAGAAGCCGGCGGCCAAGAAGCCCGCCAGCGCTGCCAAGAAGCCCAAAAAGGCTGCGGCGGTGAAGAAGAGCCCCAAGAAGGCCAAGAAGCCGGCGGCCACCGCGGCCAAGAAAGCGGCTAAGAGCCCCAAGAAGGCGACCAAGGCAGGCCGCCCCAAGAAGGCAGCGAAGAGCCCGGCCAAGGCAAAGGCAGTGAAGCCCAAAGCAGCCAAGCCCAAGGCGGCCAAGCCCAAAGCAGCCAAGGCAAAGAAGGCAGCACccaaaaagaagtaaattatACCAGAAGAGTTCTGCTCTACATATT from Gavia stellata isolate bGavSte3 chromosome 4, bGavSte3.hap2, whole genome shotgun sequence harbors:
- the LOC132316986 gene encoding histone H1.01; protein product: MSETAPAAAPDAPAPGAKAAAKKPKKAAGGSKARKPAGPSVTELITKAVSASKERKGLSLAALKKALAAGGYDVEKNNSRIKLGLKSLVSKGTLVQTKGTGASGSFRLNKKPGEVKEKAPKKRAAAAKPKKPAAKKPASAAKKPKKAAAVKKSPKKAKKPAATAAKKAAKSPKKATKAGRPKKAAKSPAKAKAVKPKAAKPKAAKPKAAKAKKAAPKKK